One genomic segment of Oceanibaculum indicum P24 includes these proteins:
- the pyk gene encoding pyruvate kinase, translating into MTMRRQRCAKIVATLGPASSTAEQIRALFAAGADVFRLNFSHGEHADHAERVKILRALEQETGRPIAIMMDLQGPKLRIGTFQNGRIELHAGRHFNLDLDKAPGDDKRVCLPHPEIFKALHPGDALLLDDGKIRLKVLSCDAKSAETEVISGGPLSDRKGVNVPNALLDLSPLTDKDRRDLQFGLDQGVDWVALSFVQRPEDIAEARKLIAGRATIIAKLEKPSAIKHLDAIIEQTDAVMVARGDLGVEMAPEDVPPMQKRIVRACRMAGKPVIVATQMLESMITAPAPTRAEVSDVATAVYDGADAVMLSAESAAGQYPVDSVAMMNRIIARVERDDLYRTILDAVHGTPDATSPDAITAAARSVAETIGAAAIVTYTTSGSTTLRASRERPPVPILCLTASQATARRLVLAWGVHPVPMRDVRSFSDMVQSAQAVTLREGFAHKDDKIVITAGVPFGTPGATNVLRIARV; encoded by the coding sequence ATGACCATGCGACGTCAGCGCTGCGCCAAGATCGTCGCCACGCTTGGGCCGGCTTCCTCGACGGCGGAGCAGATCCGGGCGCTGTTCGCCGCCGGGGCGGATGTGTTCCGGCTGAATTTCAGCCATGGCGAGCATGCCGACCATGCCGAGCGCGTGAAGATTTTGCGCGCGCTGGAGCAGGAAACCGGGCGGCCCATCGCCATCATGATGGATCTGCAGGGGCCGAAGCTGCGCATCGGCACCTTCCAGAATGGCCGCATCGAGCTGCATGCGGGCCGGCACTTCAACCTCGACCTCGACAAGGCGCCGGGCGACGACAAGCGGGTCTGCCTGCCGCACCCGGAAATCTTCAAGGCGCTGCATCCCGGTGATGCGCTGCTCCTGGATGACGGCAAGATCCGGCTGAAGGTGCTGTCCTGCGATGCGAAGTCGGCGGAGACGGAGGTGATCTCCGGCGGCCCGCTGTCCGACCGCAAGGGCGTCAATGTGCCGAACGCGTTGCTCGACCTGTCGCCGCTGACCGACAAGGACCGGCGTGACCTGCAGTTCGGCCTCGACCAGGGGGTGGACTGGGTGGCGCTGTCCTTCGTGCAGCGGCCGGAGGATATCGCCGAGGCGCGCAAGCTGATCGCCGGACGGGCCACCATCATCGCCAAGCTGGAGAAGCCCTCGGCGATCAAGCATCTGGATGCCATCATCGAACAGACCGACGCTGTCATGGTGGCGCGCGGCGACCTCGGCGTCGAAATGGCGCCGGAGGATGTGCCGCCGATGCAGAAGCGTATCGTCCGCGCCTGCCGCATGGCCGGCAAGCCGGTGATCGTCGCCACCCAGATGCTGGAATCGATGATCACCGCGCCGGCCCCGACCCGCGCCGAGGTGTCCGACGTGGCCACGGCGGTCTATGACGGCGCCGATGCGGTCATGCTGTCGGCGGAATCGGCGGCGGGCCAGTATCCGGTCGACTCGGTGGCGATGATGAACCGCATCATCGCGCGGGTGGAGCGCGACGACCTCTACCGCACCATCCTCGATGCTGTGCATGGCACGCCGGACGCAACCAGCCCGGACGCAATCACCGCTGCCGCGCGCAGCGTGGCGGAGACCATCGGTGCGGCGGCCATCGTGACCTACACCACTTCCGGTTCGACGACGCTGAGGGCGTCGCGCGAGCGGCCGCCGGTACCGATCCTGTGCCTGACCGCCAGCCAGGCGACGGCGCGGCGGCTGGTGCTTGCCTGGGGCGTGCATCCGGTGCCGATGCGCGACGTGCGCAGCTTCTCCGACATGGTGCAGAGCGCCCAGGCCGTGACCCTGCGCGAGGGCTTCGCGCACAAGGACGACAAGATCGT